From the Aphis gossypii isolate Hap1 unplaced genomic scaffold, ASM2018417v2 Contig00087, whole genome shotgun sequence genome, the window CTTCTGCGTTTGTAAAAGTTACTTGTATGTTTTCTGGTTTTGGATAACACTGTTTTTTACTTTCTTGTACGACTTTGTACGATGGAAATTTATCTGGGGCACTCATccgaataatattgtactaatgTCTAGATAGCTTTGCATCTACTATAACAGCTAGAGCATCTTCGCCCGATAGTTTTTTAGGTGCTTGTGCAGACTGCTTCTTAAATACTTTTCTATATCTACTTGCACGTGTGGGGGTGGATGTAGTTATTTCCTTCAGTACCTAACTTTGCGGCTTCAACTTGTCCCGATGCTCTTAAGCTCATCTGTGTTGCATGACTTAACACATTAACAGACGTATTATTTCTCAGTTCTTGAGTTATTTTCCGCTTGTTTCGTTCACTACTCATCTCAAATGCCACTACTGGACGACCACGATTATTCTGGTTATTTaaagatacaaatttaatagaagCATTTAaccagtttttattttctataataaatcgttCTTCCACTCTATGTGCCTTTTCCCAACGAGATTTGTATTCAGACTTGAAATAAGACATCAAATCATTTTGCTCACAGTTTTTCATTCGTTTTtctatttcgatttttatcaaattaaatttttcatcaatagtCTCACATCCagaacttttaattatatcatataatttttgtctGGATATCAAAACAGTGCTCGAATTCAttcctatataaaaatttttaaactaattatgaCGTTTGTTttcatcaacataatattcctataggtacctactatcaaaattagcaataattaatacagaCATGAGatagtacataaataatgtgttCAAAAAGTTTGGAAATGCTTTAATTACTGTTTGTGTATAATTCCTAGATTTTAGTTGAGGAATATAGGTTTTCTACTATATATGGTCCgcataattaagaaataacgTATTCGCAGCTATATGTATGCAGCCTGGACGTTTATCAAATATCTATGAAAACCTAATTTCTTTAATACTGCACTTATCgacctgattttttttttaatcggttAAAATGGTATTCCTAGTCATATGTTCTGTTGGAAAATTTCCAACAAGCCTAAAACCGAATTAATGGGATGAACATTACGATATTTTAGATCgtcaatgttttatttgtataaatgtataacatgttAACTGTTTGCGCCGACGAGCCTTACTAAGGCGTACGCCGTTCGCCTAGTCCTCCGGACCGTAGTGAggggaataatttaaatgaataatatatgctagataaatataaataacatgaataatatattaagcgaCCTGTACtgaacaaatacaataaatcaaatacaatatgaccaatattatatgcaattatacaatatgcatataatcAAAGGGAGACGGGGATCACCGCTCTGGACACCGGAGCTGGCTGTCGGTGGAAGGCTGATCTGCTGAAGACTGAACTGGAACCACGTGGAACGCACGTACTGCGGTGTAAATAATCCGGGGAGCACCGTAtcggacaataataataccacgAATCGGCAATGAAGGAGcgcaaaaataacaaacagaTGAGCGAAGAGCAAAAAGCCTGTTTGATGGTAATGAGCGTAAAACGCATACAAAAAATGGCGATCACCACAAGTAAAAGACGGAGCAGCCGTTACACACGTAAATTGCACAAGTCGAGCGTGACAAGACGTACAAAAAGGAATGACGAACGTCCGAACAACACGTTAACGGCGTTGTGTTCGTCGTTGCCCGGAGCAGGGCGGCTGGCGAGTCAGTGTCGCCACCATTGCGAGTGACCTAGCGTGGTCACCGAACAAATGTCCAAAACCCGGGGACAATTTGTACGTGCAAAAAGGTCGAACATTAACTGTaacttcaatttatttaaataagtttcacACAACTTTTATAacatagtaaaaactaaaagtgaCAAATAATAGCACACACACTAATAATATGCTTaactgaattaataataataataataaaacagtgTGTTAGACCTTATACTCATAGACGGAACATGGGTATAGTTCCAGCGGTCAGACGTGAGTGCGCTGTTCGACTATTACTCAATTACTACGCACATGTGCAATAGAATTTCAGGTTAGGCGATCGGTtgttgtgttttaaaaatcattgtatGATAACGGATTGATAAGATTACGTTTTTAACCTAGTGTTCTGGCTAGCTTCTGGAATCTGGATATTTgaataagttattacttattagttattataatttaaagttgtttaattattaatatttttataataataatggtcatAAAGTGTGTTGTTTGTGACGTTCAgttcaaaacaaaaactgaaaaaaaatttcattcgtaagctatattttagaaaattcccAAAAATGTAGATTTcttcatttttcttattaatatattttactatttgcaaatattatgctaaattTACTTCAGATTTCCTAAAGATGAATCGCGTAAGATCCAGTTCTAGTTCCATCCTAGGGCTAAATTTGTGTTTACCTTCATACAGGGTATTCTCTGATCATTTTTGGCCAGAAGATTACGAGTTAAGTGGGCTTCTAAAGAAAGATGCTGTTCCCAGgtaatacctactttataataatattttgatttgaaagtaataatgtaatgtgaGTTTACTTTATTgcttttagtaaataaaatagattgaaTGAGGgcgatacaataataatgacaatagaTCAGCCTCCTGTGTCAGATATCTGTGTCACTCCTaggtaaaatttaacattattttaacattgcattattttattatatatttaacatattatattatgtcattaggtatatgtaataataatattataggtataacctatattatattgtgtctataataaaaaattataagttattttaatttcagaaaGCATAATTTGGATGATGTAGATCATTGTTCACCATCTCAATTATCACCAAGTGTAAAGAGGTGTAAACGTTTAAATCCAGACACTATAGGAATATTATCTCCTACTCATTTTAGTACTCCAAAACGTACTAAACGGAATATACAAATGGTGAaagataaatacaaacaaaaacaaattcaaaaccACAACTTTAAAAAGAAAGTACAAAGACTTAATGCAAAACTCAAGACATATGgtgaattaattgaaaaattataacataaaaacttaCTGTCTGAAAATGGTTCTTATCATCTTCAAGTAttgttatagattattatttaataccagTTTTAAACAGTGTTGAATTCAGACATTTTTTCCAGGGGGGAGCACTATGAGACGtggaattaatataatacaaattaacaaactttactttatttatctaattgatataattgaactttaacttataaaaacaattaaaattatttaatatttaaaaaatgtatagttaatattatcataaaaattgtcataATAATCTTTGTCAAATTTCAACGATAAAGGCATTTTATAGTGACTGACTGATATCAGTCATGTCAATTAGAATTTccaattatattcttttaaaggGGCCGTGTTATATGTACCTAGACCATTCAAATtagttcattaataaataaattatttatttacagtcATTTAACCGGGGGACAAACAAAACTTCAGGGGAAGCAGTTGCTCTCCCTGATGTATACCTGGATGGCTGGATTCAACACTAGTCTTgagtaaaatactttttaaaagtattcagaataaattcttaaatactcttgaaaaatagtattccgaatatgtatttgaatatatcatacaaatagTATTCTGAATAAAGTATTTAGAATACTATAAAACTATtccaaatacttttaaaatatttttagttttagatattataaaataataatagcagaGCGACACCCACTTGTCCAcctttttgtatattattatataattttatcattattatattatatcatgtttaaatttattgtttgtaaattaaaattataatatacttcactataacaatttttgatttatgttcttaaatagttaatatatttaagtttcacaaaaaaaattgtgtgtgGTTgtaaagttcatttttttaaaatattgtataaataaaacatttttaattttcaataatggttaatatttgatttaaaacagTCCTTTGGTTCTGATACACTGAGTTCCATAGTTGAGCTTAAAATATTGGGACAGAAAATACCTTTTACATcagaaataagaaaattaccaTAACACTTCAATTTTATTCCAGTAAAACTTTTGAATGttagaaaaagttttaaaaatgtacttccTCACCAAAAGACGATAAGTAAATGGTATAAAGCAGCGTTTCTTAAACTGTGTTCCGCGGAACCCCGGGGTTCCGCGGAGATCACTTCAGGGTTCCGCGAAgcttaagtaatttttttcaaaattttcaagaaaattacttaaaaatgtctaactaaagaatgtttgtatattaaataataatgtataatatgtcatatggAATAGTCTATCTCTATACTCTAACAGTCTAACCTCTatacttctataatatatagtgttcTTATACtgcttatacagttatacagtttttatacaaaaataatatttgaacgtcgttgataaaaatactaattggTTATGACCGTCCGCGATAGCGTGAACTTAAGAGAAACGACCGTCGATAACGATAAGCATAAGAGTAACATAGGTACTAGtactattcataaataatattgtgtgtcgttaataaaaatactgattGGTCACAGCCGTCCGCGATAGCTTGAATTTCTGAAAAACagataaacgaataaaataacgtTTCAACGTTTCAATACAACGCGACAGTCTACCGCGTGTCTTGTGACCTGTGCGTTATATTCGAGTGCgttgtgttataattttattgtttgtctCAAAGatggttttgttattttatttgcaatatGGAGAGATGGCTTAAAAAAGGAACTCTAAAACGTTCCTCTCAAGAACCTGAATATTTTGCGGTGAACTCAAGTCATATTGATAACCATAGTAATAATGAGAATGATACAAATGAAATCaccccaaaatattttaaaaaatgtagaaagTATGATGAAAGTTACATATCATTaggatttatgaataataatgataatcctCAGTGCGTTATTTGCAGCAAAGTTCTCCCAAATAGCTCTATGGCTCCAGCTAAAATGCGTCGTCATTTAGAATCTGTTCACGGTgaacttaaagaaaaaaatgtagaattcTTTATTCGAAAGCGTGACgaactattaaaatcaataaactgTATGATTCAAACCACAAAAACTGTGAATGAAAAAGCAACCGAAGCTTCTTATTTAGTTAGCTATCAGATAGCTCAACGCGGTGAAGCTTACACAATTGCCGAAAGTCTAATAAAACCTTGTGCTATGGAGAtggtaaaatgtatgttagaTGAAAAATCTGCAAAAGAAATATCTAAAATCCCAATATTGATAGATAATCGTATTAATGATTTAGCAGCCGATATACAGAATGAACTTGTTTTTCGTCTCAAATCGTGCAAATTTGCATTACAAATGGATGAGTCTACCGATGTAGCTGggcttacaatattaattgtcatCGTTAGGTATCAACACGAAAGCACATTATTGGAAGATCTTCTTTTATGCAAATCTCTACCAACACGTACTACTGGAGCTGAAATATTTGATCTTCTAAATTCATTTCTTGAAGGAAATGAAATACCATGGGAAAACTGCGTTGATATCTGTACCGATGGAGCAAAGGCTATGAGTGGTATAATTAATGGAGCTGTACagcgtattaaaaatattgcaaaaaaCTGTTCTAGTAGCCACTGTATGATACATAGACAGGCACTCGCTGCAAAAAAGTTATCTGTTAGTTTTAAGAAAGCTCTTGATGAAGtcgtaaaaatcataaacttcATAAAATCTCGGCCTCTTCAAAATCGTTTATTCAAAATCCTATGTGAGGACATGGGAAGTGTACATACTTCTCTTCTCTTACATACCGAGGTCAGGTGGTTATTTCGAGGAAAGATACTAACtcgtatttttgaattaaggGACGAGGTACGTGCTTTTTTTTTGGAACACAATTTCGAATTAAAAGATCGATTTCTTGATCAAATGTGGCTACTTAAAGTCGCCTATTTAagtgatatttttacaaaaatcaatgaGCTTAATTTCACACTTCAAGGCAGACACGTAAATGTTTTTACTGCACACGAAAAAATTCATGCTTTTAAGAAAAAGTtagatttttggaaaatttgtATGAGCTCCAACAAGTTTGATTGCTTTCCTACAATTAAATGCTTTTCGAAAGAGGAAGAGGTCAAAATTAATGAAGTTTTCATTGAGGAAATTATTCAGCACCTCACTGGATTGAGTGAAGGATTCAACCAGTATTTTCCAAATGACCAACaggtgaaatataaaaatgaactgTGGATTAAAAATCCATTTATTGTCAATACACGACCTCCAGCCATGTCAGCAAAAGAATATGAAACctttattgaatttacatCTGATTCGTCGCTgcaagaaaaatttaaatcaatgccATTAGCAGAATTTTGGTGCAATTCAAAAGATGAATATCCTCAATTGTCACAAAAGGCCGTGTTGGCACTTTTACCATTTGCAACCACGTATATGTGTGAAACGGGGTTCTCTACCTATGTAtcgacaaaaacaaaataccgcAACAGACTTGATGCCGAACctaatatgttattacaacTTTCGTCAATAAAGCccaatattaagaatatttgtaataataaaaagcaatTTCACGCATCtcattaagtaattattgtcaaagtaaaattatatacaatttttattatttttattattttttttttaacatatattttaattaagtacctttaacacaatataagtatatgcaataattatattttttttttgcaaataatCCTAACAAAAAGCTTAAAAGCTAGAAAACAAAGTAGGGCTTCCACGATAAAAGTGCACGTCAAAAAGTGTTCCAcggataaaaaagtttaagaaacGCTGgtctatgataataattaaaacttataagcataatattatactttaataatgttaataaactaataaatatcttaCGTTATTTTCGGCAGTCGGATAATCAAAGATAAGGTATCCAAAAGAGCCCGGCATGTTATTGactattgatttttgtaataaaattgttttcacttAAATTAATGTCTTAAAATAGACATGGAAAATACCGATGTCTCGGTCGGTACGCACTACACAACATTCCGCTGCCCGCACTTTGCAGTCTGTTGTTTATCAGTTCACAATATTGTTTTCCAATATcccctataattttatattacatgcattacatattattattactttttcgaTTTCTACACAACGACAcgatttatgattaatatttcatttttattttatttattctagatACGTTACACTGGCACCCCAAAGTTAGAATTTTCCACAAAAAATGTCATCATTAGTTAGTAACCAATTCGTAACCATTCGTAACCACAAATTCGGAATTCGTAACTTCATTTTCACACgggaaaatttgttttttcttcgGGGGTGCATCGCGTTTCACTAGTTGTTCTACCcggtttcaaaaaattttactttttgattttaaaattgggCTAGGGTATTAAACCGTTTAATGACCGTTTCGTAAGCATCACCTtccaatatttgtatatttactcTAAtggacattaattttataatttaaatactttgtcTTATTTTAGATGTATCATGTgtagatcataatattgtattctatatcatagaattttaaatttaaatatcctaATCATTTTTCAGAACTGAAAATCTATTTTACCAATGACTAATTTtctcaaatgttttttaagcATAGGGTAaagctttaattttcaaaccgaaaatcataatattatctcaaagtatattattaagtatatggaTTTTCTCTCCAGAATTTTATGCAAATAGTTAATGGGGTGCCAGTGCAACATTTAGCAACTAATTTGTAACCATAAATTTTGGAATTAGTAACTTTATTTTCTACACGGGAAAATTCGATTTGGGGGAGCTACAGTAAGGTTACACTATATTTGTAACAGTACATAATGTgactagaaataatatattctctttgttaattatattaatctatggTTTTCCAAaagcttattttaattttatattcattcttACTAAATTTGCAATGACATAATGGTatgatatattacatttattataatttaaaaacacatgaataatttattaaaatgaataggcTTTTATTCAGctacatgataaaaaaatgtgtattccTTATCTACttaaagtattgaaaataataataataataaagtaataatataacataataatgttatatatatttttatatatgtctatataatagtataatacgattaaaagtttattaaatggtaaaaatgATCATTTCAGCGTCAACAATTTTAGATGAATGAATGTTTAGtatctttaattttgtgtCATCGTATAGTTCCCAATGATCATTTGTTCTTAAAGAGCAAGCTGTATAGTGTCCAGTTGTACACCGAAGTCCTCTTCTTTCACTTCCGTGGAAGTTAATTATACCTCTCAGCTTGTACAAATTAcctttgattattaaattgttgtttatgTCTTGAATTTACATTTGTTCGGTTTTGCAAAATTCTGTTTAATAAGGTCCAATGGTACGTTGTCTATGTCCGTTGTACTGGTTGAATTGTTtaaatctgaaaataataatttataataaatcaaaagtattctttgttatttaaagaaaatgtatattattacctaacgGAATTGAGTTCAGCTctactaatatataagttgTTGTTTTAACCACTGATTTTCTTTCATCTCCACAGTAAACACATAATTCCTTTTTATCATTAACATATTCTTCCAGCTCATTTTGAATACTAAATTCTTCATTAAAGATGTTAAGGGATAGTTTAGAAGATGTGTGTTCAAAATGTGGAAGtggacataaattattttgacaatcACTTGACCTTATGAACGAAGGCATTTCTTTTAAGAGTTTATCCACCATGGATGCCACTGTGTCGGTTATGTCAATTGTTATTAACCCAccaattaaagtttttttgttatcattaaacaattgtaataataacattaatcgTGTGAGGTAAAGTTTCTTGACATTTTTTTGGGAAATCATTTGCATAGCAAGAGAAGCGGTCAAATTTGGTAtcattttttccaaataattcCTAAAAATTATGCTATCAGCGGCTGCAGTTGCTAATATGGACATTATAGAATCTACTGTGCatgtattattcaaaactatttttcctATACCAGATACTGAAATCGGTTTATTTAACAAACTGTTaccaatttttaacaaatatattaatgttgaagacctttttctatttaaatctaAGAAGTCAAAACCCGGTTGTGGGACAATATAAGACCGAGCCGAACGTGTTCTCTTTAATAACGAGTTTTGATTGTTTCCTTTTCTATTCCATTTTTCGAATGCTTTGTTTTCAGCTAGTTCTGATGTTATCTTATCACAATTTAAGCATAGTCTTCCTTGTCCACAACCCTCTTCTGTACCAGACACCGAAACAGAACATCCAAACAAATGAATAGATTTTTTGCATCTTCCACACTTATGTAATCCGGTAGGTAGATCACCATTCTCACAAGGAAGGCATGTTGTTAATTGCATAGTTTTTGGTTTCATAGAATCTGTTGTTGTTGTAAGTTGTACTATTGTATGTAATTGATTAGTGTTGattttttcggtttttttaactgatttaactaccaattcattttcattaatttttaaataatctaattcGCTGTTTTCTTCTTCGATCGTAAACTTATTTTCAGTATCACTGTATGCGCCCAACACAATGGGCCGAAGGACCACTCGGTACTGACCGAGAACAATGTAGGCCAAAAATCGGCCAACTCTGGTTCGAAACGCCGATTAAG encodes:
- the LOC126553155 gene encoding zinc finger BED domain-containing protein 5-like produces the protein MERWLKKGTLKRSSQEPEYFAVNSSHIDNHSNNENDTNEITPKYFKKCRKYDESYISLGFMNNNDNPQCVICSKVLPNSSMAPAKMRRHLESVHGELKEKNVEFFIRKRDELLKSINCMIQTTKTVNEKATEASYLVSYQIAQRGEAYTIAESLIKPCAMEMVKCMLDEKSAKEISKIPILIDNRINDLAADIQNELVFRLKSCKFALQMDESTDVAGLTILIVIVRYQHESTLLEDLLLCKSLPTRTTGAEIFDLLNSFLEGNEIPWENCVDICTDGAKAMSGIINGAVQRIKNIAKNCSSSHCMIHRQALAAKKLSVSFKKALDEVVKIINFIKSRPLQNRLFKILCEDMGSVHTSLLLHTEVRWLFRGKILTRIFELRDEVRAFFLEHNFELKDRFLDQMWLLKVAYLSDIFTKINELNFTLQGRHVNVFTAHEKIHAFKKKLDFWKICMSSNKFDCFPTIKCFSKEEEVKINEVFIEEIIQHLTGLSEGFNQYFPNDQQVKYKNELWIKNPFIVNTRPPAMSAKEYETFIEFTSDSSLQEKFKSMPLAEFWCNSKDEYPQLSQKAVLALLPFATTYMCETGFSTYVSTKTKYRNRLDAEPNMLLQLSSIKPNIKNICNNKKQFHASH